The Astyanax mexicanus isolate ESR-SI-001 chromosome 21, AstMex3_surface, whole genome shotgun sequence genome contains the following window.
AGAAAAGTGAGGAGAGTGCAGATAAACTAAACCATGTTTAGGGTCACAGTTTATTGAAGCAAGAGGGTCATAATGGCTAAATAGTTCCGTTTTTTAATATGtctgtaatttgtttttttcagGCGGTTTTCGAGAAGTGGATTCTTTCTTGTTTGCTGCCTTTTCGGGTCATATAAATGCTTGTTTTTACTGttgacatatatacagctctggaaattattatatttttattatactatttataggtttatgtttgagtaaattaaacatttttttattctatgaactactcacaacatttctcccaaatttcaaataaaatgttgtcatttagagcattaatttgtaaaaaatgagaaatggtcaaaataacgaaaaagatgcagagctttcagacattttGGGTTGTGTTATGTGTCGTGTGTTGTGTAATATGATTGATAGTCAGCTACAGCAGAATTCTGTTGGATTAACTACAGTACGCTGGATAACACTTTTAATACCAAACTAAATGGAAACCAGTGATTCTCCAATATGTAAATTCTATTTACTCTCTGATTTAGCTGATATAACTGTCCTTAGtatgctttatctgttttttttactttacattcagagcagagcccagctgtgtgtctatgaagagcaaCCACTCGAAGTTTGAGTCTCCTGATTTCAGTAATGAAAGAAGCAGTGCTGACTTCAGGTGAGACTTTAATACAATGAGAGCACAACAGGTCTTAATAGCACAGACTGAAAAAGAAAAGTGAGGAGAGTGCAGATAAACTAAACCATGTTTAGGGTCACAGTTTATTGAAGCAAGAGGGTCATAATGGCTAAATAGTTCCGTTTTTTAATATGtctgtaatttgtttttttcagGCGGTTTTCGAGAAGTGGATTCTTTCTTGTTTGCTGCCTTTTCGGGTCATATAAATGCTTGTTTTTACTGttgacatatatacagctctggaaattattatatttttattatactatttataggtttatgtttgagtaaattaaacatttttttattctatgaactactcacaacatttctcccaaatttcaaataaaatattgtcatttagagcattaatttgcaaaaaatgagaaatggtcaaaaaaacgaaaaagatgcagagctttcagacctcaaataatgcaaagaaaacaagttcatattcaataagaaacaacaatactaatgtttaaaaaaacattaaaaaacagtacTTGATGCAATTACCCTGATTTTAACCCTAatataaacctctggaatgtaatcaagaggaatatggatgatcacaagccatcaaaccaaggctTGAATGTTCACACCAAGGGTGGcaaaaggtcacccaaaagcagtgtgaaagactagtggAGCAGCTTTTACAATGCtgtaaaagctgtgattaaaaatcagggttattccattcTTCCCAGGAGAAATCAGACATGTATGTCTTCCCACCTCTGTCTTCTGCGCACCCTCTCCTGGTTTAACAAATGGAACATTTGGACGAGATACCTCTGGGAAGGTGTTTGCCCAGACCCTGCACTCTAACTGCTCTACCAACTTTCTTAGCGCCTGGTTGTACCGCCATCTTAGGTGACCCTGTGACAGAGCTACACTACACCCAGATAGTATGGGCTGGAGGCCTACACTACACTTCTCCTCACTTCCAAATCATTGGGAGAGGTTTTGGGGGCAAGGCCGCGACGGAGGCATTCGCCAGATGTCTGTCCAGTTTATTACCCTGTGGATAGTATCCTCCCAGCGGGTCCATGCTCCTTGTTTGCCCTTGGCTGACTTGGGTTCTTCCCAGCACCTCCTTATGCTGCAGCCTGCTGATGGCTTGGTTCACCTCTTGCTGCGCCCTCCACTTGCGCCCAATGCGGATGGACACCTCAGCACCTTTCACTACTTCATCTCTGGACTCCTTTACCTCGAGTACATGACGGGTTTTTTTCCTGTTTGTATCCAAGGTTTATGGACTTCAAAGGGAACTGCATGCCAAAAAGTCCAGCCTCAGAAAAACAAACGCGGAAGGCCCAACCACTTTTTCATGTAGGAGTCGGCAATGTCGTCCATCTTGCTAGACACGGAGGAGGGAGCTGCACACACCTTCAATGGCCACGTCACCCTCTGGAAGAGTGTGAACTGGTAGCACCAGGTTGcgaattatacaatgataattggGGAGGTCAAGTATTTTTTCggggtgtaaatggaaaccagtacagcGAAGGCGCAGGCTTCACTAAACTGAAGTCTTACAAATGTCTAGCCTCtttactgtaatgtctacagcacGTAAAAAAATATTCATGACATCAGCTTatgtagcacataccacacaataacctttatagtcataaaaaatatatattatacagcaaaatccacagttaatcctgcaaaacacacacaatgctactgGCTGCTATTTTTCATCAGCTTTCTCGCCATTAAATTGTAATTAATATTCTACAGGATCTTTCCCACAGGAATCATATGttgattaattttaaataaatagaaagtaACAATGTGACTGAAAATCCCTGTACATAAGGTTTTtttttcccatctcatccacatattttgacactgggacTACAATATTAAAATCTAAGGGGAGATGTAgaaatgcatttatatagcttggctaatgccttttaaaacacttggctattgttaattttcaaagtagcctaataaaaCGATTGAAACAAAGTCTTACCTTTACAAATTGCAAtacaccagtttactgtaaaaccacattattatattattgtctaATTAATATTCGTTATCTGTCTCACACTAATTTCACTTtaatctcgttctctctctctagctgtgGAAGGGATGTGCGATTCCAGGATCAgtccaggtgtggagtgtgtgagcagATTCAGACAGATCCAGTCTCTATCACCTGTGGACACACGTTCTGTAGGCAGTGCATTAACAGATACTGGGACCAGTCTGCTCCATCAGGAGACTTTGCTTGTCCCCGGTGCAAAAAGAGATCTAAAACACGTCCAGTTCTGTATCCACTTATGGAGGAGCCCATGAAGCAGCATTACTGTCCACCAGTGAATGATGACTTACCCACAGTCTTAGAGAAACACAGAATCAGTATGAAGAACAGGTACGAGAGCTTATTCGAGGGATTCAAAACACAGGAGAATAAAATTCTGCTGAACAGGATTTACactcagctctacatcatagagggagagagtgaaggagtgaatgaaGAACATGAAGTTCTACAGATGGAGAAAGAACTCTGGAAACAGCTGCAAGAAATACCCATTAACTGTTTAGATATATTTAAACCCGTTGAGGGAACTTTAGGTGGAATGGGAGCAGAGAACACTAGAGCTTGGATggatgaagaaagaaaagaagatgaaGGTAAAGAAGTGCAGAAactcagaactgtgctgactaaaggcatTGCTGGCATTGGAAAAACTgtgtctgtgcagaagttcattctggactgggctgaaggaaaagccaatcaggacgtagatttcatgtttgtgcTTCCATTCCGAGAGCTGAACCTGATTAAAGGTGATCAGTACAGTCTTCATAGACTTCTGTGTGACTTCCACCCTGAGATCAAAGACCTGCACCCGAAGATCTATGACCAGTACAAAGccgtgttcatctttgatggtctggatgaaagcagaattccacTGAACTTCTCAGACTGTGAGAAAGTATCTGAGATAACGATGACATCATCAGTGGATGTGTTGATGACAAACCTCATCAAAGGAGaactgcttccctctgctctcatCTGGATCACCtcccgaccagcagcagccaatcagatcccagCTCAGTTCATCAGCCGTGTGACAGAAATCCAGGGATTTAACGACTcccagaaggaggagtacttcaggaagagaatCAGTGACCAAGAACAAGCTAGCAGCATCATCTCACACATCAGGACGATACGGAGCctccacatcatgtgccacattccagtcttctgctggatctcagccactgtgcttCAGAGAATCATGAAACAAGGTAATACAGAAATCCCTAAAACACTGACTGAGATGTACTCCCACTTCCTGTGCACTCAGACACTCATGAAGAGAGAGAAGTACGAGGGAAAAGACCAGAGAGATCTAATGGAACTGCTGGAGTCCAACAGAAAGATGCTTCTGAAACTGTCTGCTCTGGCTTTCAGACAGCTGATGAAGGGCAATGTGATGTTCtatgaagaggacctgagagagtgCGGCATTGATGTCACCGAGGCCTCTGTGTACTCTGGCATTTGCACCGAGATCTTTAGGGAGGAGTGTGTGCTTTACCAGAGGAAGGTCTACTgctttgttcatctgagctttcaggagttcctgGCTGCTCTCTATGTGTTTCACTGCTATGCGAATAAGAACCTGGAGGAACTGCAGTTTCTGAAGCCTAGGGGTGGTAAGTGGAAAGACAGTGTTCTGTTGGAAGAGCTGCTGAGAGGAGCTGTGCGTAAAGCTGTAAAGAGTGAGAATGGACACTTGGATCTGTTTCTCCGTTTCCTGCTGGGAATCTCACTGGAATCCAGTCAGCAGCTCCTACAAAACCTTCTGACACAAACAGTGAGCAGCTCAGAGAGCATCAAAAAAACAGTCCAGTACATCAAACGCATCATCCAATCAGAAGATCTTCCTTCTGAGAGATTCATCaacctgttcctctgtctgactgaaatgaAAGTCCAGTCTTTCTCCAAAGACATTCAGTCAAAAAAGAAGCTCTCCACCGGAGAGTGTTTAGCACTAGCCCATATGATCCTGATCTCAGAGGAGGTGCTGGACGAGTTCAACCTGAAGAATTACTCAACAACTGAGAAGGGCTACAGGAGACTGATCCCAGCTGTGAGGAACTGCAGAAAGGCTGTGTGAGTTTACATTAATCTGCATTCATCTCTACATTAATgtgttgcattttattttatatttacagaggaagcagaggaacaacagagaatattttttttgttataacatGATTTGTTTTAGAAATGTAAAGAACCCTTAATCAGATATACAAATTCCCTTACAGTGAATGACTTGTGTGAGCTTAAGTCACACAACTAACATTTAGGTTTCATGTTAATTTTTCACATAGTAAAGCAAAATGAACCCAGCGTTTAAACTGCTTTTAATTGTATACAGTATAAAGTTACAGTAAGACTGCAGAAGTCTTCAAAAGTATCACAGTATTTCACAATTAGCCTAAAGCATTaacaaaataattgtaaatatgGTTAAAATAAAGGGTAATCATCAGGTTGTACAATTAATGCATGTTATTTTGCATGTTTGCCCTATACTAGCAAGCGTCACTATAAAAGGAAGTACTCACAGCATTCAAAATAAGTACTTAATTAGGAAAAATATATGGGCCCTTCACCTAAAGCAGCCCCCCTTAGTCTCAGTAATTAATAGCAGAAAAATTACTTTTTCAGTACACACATTTATTAAATTACAGAGCATACAAGACAAAATGTCAGTAAAATGTCAGTTTATTACATTTAGAatagaaatataaacataaataaaaaggcaTCACACTGCTACCAAAGGAGCACTCATTATATGGGAAGTGATGTAAGGCAGAAGGAAATCACACTGCAAAACACGGAAATACTGTGAGTGACCAATCACAATCACAGCACAACATATTTAAAGGGTGTAGGTTCCAGAAACACTCCTAAATGGCCAAAGTTCTCCTGCCAGCACAACTGCCATCACTCCAACCCAGTGAGATACTGATACAAAAAGAGAAAATAGTCTACTAGCCTGTTATTTTTGAACTGGGCCGAGGCTTAAATCCACAGATGGAGTGGGTGAGGGGCAGATTACGGCGAATGTTGGGGTCAATcttggtggcataattaatttGCTTTCAAAAAATAATAGCGCATTACTGATTAATCCAAATGAgttgtgtgcattacagtttaacgctgacagccctaataaaaaTAGATATGTAAAGATGCATGTAGATATATACACAACATTGTACTGAATGATTTTGTTGTAGATTACTAGGTAGCCACCACCTTGGTCTTTAAACTCACTGTGGTAAATATCCATCCTCAAACATGTCCCTGCCCTTTTTGAAATTGAACTGAGGTGGAGTTTTCTGAAATTACTTATTACTCTCTTATAATTACTGATAATCGTATGAATTAGATATTctctgtgtttaatttttttttctcttgtagaTTAACTGGCTGCAGACTCACCATGAACTCCTATGAaactctctgctctgctctgaaatcagtaaactcaccactgaaagaactggatctcagtaacactgagctgcaggattcaggagtgaatcTAATCTCTGATGGGCTGAAAGGTTCAAACTGTAacctggagatactcaggtgagCTTTCTGTCAGGAGATTTCTGAATGAAAAAATCTTCACCTGTTCTGTATTAAAGCCAGTCCTTATTTAAGTAATGCTCAGGTTTGTGTATGTGATGGTGAAGTGCAGCTGAGCACAGTAGGAGCTGTAGCTGAAATATAACTGCCCCACTAAAACCAGAAGAACAGAACAGTAGAACCGCTGTGGATAGATATaagatcacatttctgtaatgtctttcttttttctagGGCCAAAACTATAAAATGTGTTCACATATATACATGCTAGTGGCCTGGCTAGCTGACAATCACTAAGAGGAAGATGAATTCCCaagtgtattaaatattttagagGATAATGTGAGACTGTCTGTATATCAACTGAAACTCTGAATTAGGGCTGAAACGATTTGCTGACAATTTGTAGACATTAATGTGTGAGGAATGCAGTGTTGCCGAGAAATGTGGGCCCTCACACCCTTCACTCGCTCTCTGtgtctcaaaaaatgtaaatacaccAGTTAAGACAAGACAACAGCCATGGTCATTTAACATATTCTTCAAAAATCCTGCCTAATCCTGTCTGTCGAAAACcagcccttcagaagcttaaactagcccaatatTTTAGGTTGTCACAGACGTTGacaacattacatttttattttgaacaGTTTGCAGTGAAGGCTTTGTGGCaaacatgttaaatattaaaGGTAGCCCAAAAAACACACCCCTATAATTTTCACCTTGTGActatcaaacaagcccaatttaagttgaatttcctgaaaataacatcctaCATGTGTGAATATCTCCTATAATTTCTCAAAAGGTATATCACCTATAAAATTTGTCTAGGGGGCCTAAAAATGTAGCTGTCAAGAGCCTCATTAATAGGACtactaaaaaataattttcaggTTAGTTGACTACATtggtcattagttgcagccctgctGTGTTAAACTTATGTGATGCAACAGGACACTGACTCAAAACAGCAGAGCAAGGGTTAAGACAAACTAAATCTGCCTTTAGGAGTGACCAAGTCAGAGCtgtctattgtgtttgttttatattcaGCTTCAGATGAACAGATAGTCTACTATAGAATCATCTTATTCAGATCAGAATTCCTGGATCCTTTAATAATAgaaagttgtccaggtcctgtgGCAGCGATATGCGATATGTTTTTAAAAGCGAGACGAGTGTAGATGATTTGTGTCTTGCTGCTCTCTCTGGACGCCACTTTTACTCCATTTTATAAATTCAGCAGCATTACTGTGATGATGTCACCTGGCTGTATTTGAGTCACAGTGAAGTTAAGATAACACACGGAATGATGCTACTTAAATACTTTCACtgttttaatagtttttctttgttttgtagaTTATCTGGATGTAAACTCACCCTGAACTCCTATGAATCTCTGTGCTCTGCTCTGAACtcagtaaactcaccactgaaagaactggatctcagtAAGACTGTCCTGCAGGATTCAGGGGTGGAGCTAATCTCTGATGGGctgaagagttcaaactgtaTACCGGAGATAATCAGGTAAGCATTAAAACAGTGTCACCAATACAGACATAACGGTATGAAAATTCTATATCACAATTGAAAAGGTCAACATTATTCAATTTATATTCAATTATAATATGCaatcatgaatatatatattaagtagtgctgtcaatcgattaaaatagcttaattaattatattctttGTGATTATTTAATCTTAATAaattttatgtatcaatttttgcTATCAAACCTCTCTCATCCAGTTACTAAGACAAacaagcagggttgccaggtcctctACCCACTCTCTAATACTGCTGTAGCTCACAAGCAACCCAACATTTCCCACAGGCTCTCTAAACAGAGCCCATACCATACACCTGTAAGCTACATTTGGCAGGTTTAGCAAGTTGCTAATAACAACAGTGGATGGCTAAAGTTTTCGACTTGCCTGAGAACTTCGGTTCACATTACGTTTATTGAACTTTGCACTGGTCGCACTTGACTGTGCAGTGAAGACTTTTAAATTTAACCACGGTCTGCCAAAACATACTGtgctatttttattgttattaaataatcAAAAGTAACATGTTATTATGAAAGGTTAATATGTCAcatgttaatatgttaattattgtaaaatggcAGCTGTTATGGATTATGCTAGTTACCAATTTTTAGCTAGTCAGCTAAGTTTATCTTCTAGGGaaacacctcacccagagccctcagcaatcaactataaaagttaaatatacctaaaatgtgcacagtaactataagttattattagttatatttatttctgacatttataaggatttatatttatgttcagtacacagacttaataactgtagattCATATAGCAGATATAGACATTCTATACACAGCATTGCACGCAGAATACTACAATAATACAATatgctacaaataatataaaactcagttcagttaaataaacatgagtaaggacatgtaaagttcatcaaatattgtcaaatataaaggataggttgaggttttggtgaggttttcatgatttgaaaatgaactaaaactaaaacttttactATTCTGCGCATCAGAAagtctgtgattgttttaaatgaggttttaaaatgagttttaattgttttattctttttataatttttatcaaATTAgttaagatatatttttttactttttgtcaatttttatgatcttttttaaaatgtcctgtttttcctttttatccgtctatagtaaatgtcagtttttatttacattttttaaaatagttttaatcccttttaaactgtaaataataagtgtaaataatggttgattgcttgattaatattcagtgttgcaaacccagtttttacataaacaataaacagaataaagaataaaataatgttgctcttcccttatatgagctgctg
Protein-coding sequences here:
- the LOC125785735 gene encoding NACHT, LRR and PYD domains-containing protein 12-like isoform X5, with protein sequence MDPQNFSSEEGLPDSEAEPSCVSMKSNHSKFESPDFSNERSSADFSCGRDVRFQDQSRCGVCEQIQTDPVSITCGHTFCRQCINRYWDQSAPSGDFACPRCKKRSKTRPVLYPLMEEPMKQHYCPPVNDDLPTVLEKHRISMKNRYESLFEGFKTQENKILLNRIYTQLYIIEGESEGVNEEHEVLQMEKELWKQLQEIPINCLDIFKPVEGTLGGMGAENTRAWMDEERKEDEGKEVQKLRTVLTKGIAGIGKTVSVQKFILDWAEGKANQDVDFMFVLPFRELNLIKGDQYSLHRLLCDFHPEIKDLHPKIYDQYKAVFIFDGLDESRIPLNFSDCEKVSEITMTSSVDVLMTNLIKGELLPSALIWITSRPAAANQIPAQFISRVTEIQGFNDSQKEEYFRKRISDQEQASSIISHIRTIRSLHIMCHIPVFCWISATVLQRIMKQGNTEIPKTLTEMYSHFLCTQTLMKREKYEGKDQRDLMELLESNRKMLLKLSALAFRQLMKGNVMFYEEDLRECGIDVTEASVYSGICTEIFREECVLYQRKVYCFVHLSFQEFLAALYVFHCYANKNLEELQFLKPRGGKWKDSVLLEELLRGAVRKAVKSENGHLDLFLRFLLGISLESSQQLLQNLLTQTVSSSESIKKTVQYIKRIIQSEDLPSERFINLFLCLTEMKVQSFSKDIQSKKKLSTGECLALAHMILISEEVLDEFNLKNYSTTEKGYRRLIPAVRNCRKAVLTGCKLTMNSCETLCTALKSVNSPLKELDLSKTKLQESEVELISDGLKSSNCKLEILRLSGCKINMNSYETLCSTLKSIKSAVKELDLNNTELQDSGVKLISDGLKKSNYKVEILGLPGCKLILASYETLCTALKSANSPLTELDLSKTKLQESEVELISDGLKSSNCKLEKLRLSGCKITMNSYETLCSTLKSIKSAVKKLDLNNTELQDSGVKLISDGLKKSNCKVEIPGLPGCKLVMNSCKSLCSALKLVNSPLKELDLSNTKLQDSEVELISDGLRSSNCNLEILRLALCNLGEQSCEYLGSVLQSENSSLKELDLTNNDLQDSGVELLSAGLKSSHCKLEILRLSGCLVTEEGCPSLASALNPSHLKELDLTYNHPGESGVNLLSALLEDPHCSLETLRLEYAGETWMKSGFKKYGCDLTLDPNTAHRSLSLSEENRRVEFGGGQQPYPDHPERFDWCEQVLSRERVTGRCYWEAEWSGGGGADVALSYKTISRKGSGSDSQFGGNEKSWSLESYNNSYSVHHNNNRTALPPPPSPSNRVGVYVDCPAGTLSFYTISSHTHTHSHTPSHTQTLTHLHTFYTTFTEPLYAGVRLIYYPGSSVRLCDIE
- the LOC125785735 gene encoding NACHT, LRR and PYD domains-containing protein 12-like isoform X2, whose protein sequence is MDPQNFSSEEGLPDSEAEPSCVSMKSNHSKFESPDFSNERSSADFRAEPSCVSMKSNHSKFESPDFSNERSSADFSCGRDVRFQDQSRCGVCEQIQTDPVSITCGHTFCRQCINRYWDQSAPSGDFACPRCKKRSKTRPVLYPLMEEPMKQHYCPPVNDDLPTVLEKHRISMKNRYESLFEGFKTQENKILLNRIYTQLYIIEGESEGVNEEHEVLQMEKELWKQLQEIPINCLDIFKPVEGTLGGMGAENTRAWMDEERKEDEGKEVQKLRTVLTKGIAGIGKTVSVQKFILDWAEGKANQDVDFMFVLPFRELNLIKGDQYSLHRLLCDFHPEIKDLHPKIYDQYKAVFIFDGLDESRIPLNFSDCEKVSEITMTSSVDVLMTNLIKGELLPSALIWITSRPAAANQIPAQFISRVTEIQGFNDSQKEEYFRKRISDQEQASSIISHIRTIRSLHIMCHIPVFCWISATVLQRIMKQGNTEIPKTLTEMYSHFLCTQTLMKREKYEGKDQRDLMELLESNRKMLLKLSALAFRQLMKGNVMFYEEDLRECGIDVTEASVYSGICTEIFREECVLYQRKVYCFVHLSFQEFLAALYVFHCYANKNLEELQFLKPRGGKWKDSVLLEELLRGAVRKAVKSENGHLDLFLRFLLGISLESSQQLLQNLLTQTVSSSESIKKTVQYIKRIIQSEDLPSERFINLFLCLTEMKVQSFSKDIQSKKKLSTGECLALAHMILISEEVLDEFNLKNYSTTEKGYRRLIPAVRNCRKAVLTGCKLTMNSCETLCTALKSVNSPLKELDLSKTKLQESEVELISDGLKSSNCKLEILRLSGCKINMNSYETLCSTLKSIKSAVKELDLNNTELQDSGVKLISDGLKKSNYKVEILGLPGCKLILASYETLCTALKSANSPLTELDLSKTKLQESEVELISDGLKSSNCKLEKLRLSGCKITMNSYETLCSTLKSIKSAVKKLDLNNTELQDSGVKLISDGLKKSNCKVEIPGLPGCKLVMNSCKSLCSALKLVNSPLKELDLSNTKLQDSEVELISDGLRSSNCNLEILRLALCNLGEQSCEYLGSVLQSENSSLKELDLTNNDLQDSGVELLSAGLKSSHCKLEILRLSGCLVTEEGCPSLASALNPSHLKELDLTYNHPGESGVNLLSALLEDPHCSLETLRLEYAGETWMKSGFKKYGCDLTLDPNTAHRSLSLSEENRRVEFGGGQQPYPDHPERFDWCEQVLSRERVTGRCYWEAEWSGGGGADVALSYKTISRKGSGSDSQFGGNEKSWSLESYNNSYSVHHNNNRTALPPPPSPSNRVGVYVDCPAGTLSFYTISSHTHTHSHTPSHTQTLTHLHTFYTTFTEPLYAGVRLIYYPGSSVRLCDIE